A genomic stretch from Neomonachus schauinslandi chromosome 14, ASM220157v2, whole genome shotgun sequence includes:
- the SLC7A4 gene encoding cationic amino acid transporter 4, translating into MVRGLPSPASLARFCQRLNRLKPLEESTMETSLRRCLSTLDLTLLGVGGMVGSGLYVLTGTVAKEMAGPAVLLSFAVAAVASLLSALCYAEFGARLPRTGSAYLFTYVSMGELWAFLIGWNVLLEYLIGGAAVARAWSGYLDSMFNHRIHNFTQAHIGTWQVPLLAHYPDFLAAGIILLASAFISCGARVSSWLNHTFSVVSLVLILFIIILGFILARPHNWSAEEGGFAPFGLSGIMAGTATCFYAFVGFDVIAASSEEARNPKRAVPIAISISLGLAAGAYILVSTVLTLMVPWHSLNPDSALADAFYRRGYSWAGFIVAAGSICAMNTVLLSSLFSLPRIVYAMAVDGLFFQVFARVHPQTQVPLAGIIVFGGLMSLLALLLDLEALVQFLSIGTLLAYTFVATSILVLRFQKAPASSSPGPASPGSRVKEYHSFSDHIQLVGTEQASGPEPGQLRPALRPYLGFLGRGSPGAAVAWALSILVASAITLACVLVFGDSALHLPYWGYILLLLLSSVAFLLSLLVLGAHQQQRQQDTFQIPMVPLTPALSILLNICLMLKLSYLTWLRFSIWLLIGLAVYFGYGIWHSKENQREVPELTTTRYVVFPSTSLEETVQTVQPTSQVPAREPSPTEQPASP; encoded by the exons ATGGTCAGGGGGctgcccagccctgccagccTGGCACGCTTCTGCCAGAGGCTGAACCGGCTGAAGCCACTGGAGGAGTCTACCATGGAGACGTCACTGCGGCGCTGCCTGTCCACGCTGGACCTGACCCTGCTGGGCGTGGGTGGCATGGTGGGCTCCGGCCTCTATGTGCTCACAGGCACTGTGGCAAAGGAGATGGCCGGCCCTGCGGTGCTCTTGTCCTTCGCGGTGGCCGCCGTGGCCTCCCTGCTGTCAGCCCTGTGCTATGCAGAGTTTGGGGCCCGGTTGCCCCGCACGGGCTCTGCCTACCTGTTCACCTATGTGTCCATGGGTGAGCTGTGGGCCTTCCTCATCGGCTGGAACGTGCTGCTCGAGTACCTCATTGGTGGTGCAGCTGTGGCCCGTGCCTGGAGTGGCTACCTGGACTCCATGTTCAACCACCGCATCCACAACTTCACCCAGGCCCACATTGGAACCTGGCAGGTGCCGCTGCTGGCCCACTACCCAGACTTCCTGGCTGCTGGGATCATACTTCTGGCCTCCGCCTTCATCTCCTGCGGAGCCCGAGTTTCCTCCTGGCTCAACCACACATTCTCCGTGGTCAGCCTGGTCCTCAtcctcttcatcatcatcctGGGTTTTATCCTGGCCCGCCCGCACAACTGGAGTGCCGAGGAGGGGGGCTTCGCGCCTTTTGGCCTCTCTGGCATCATGGCTGGCACTGCCACCTGTTTCTACGCCTTCGTGGGCTTTGACGTCATTGCCGCCTCCAGCGAGGAGGCCAGGAACCCGAAGCGGGCTGTGCCGATAGCCATTTCCATCTCGCTCGGCCTGGCAGCTGGTGCCTACATCCTCGTCTCCACCGTGCTCACCCTCATGGTGCCGTGGCACAGCCTGAACCCTGACTCCGCACTCGCCGACGCCTTCTACCGGCGGGGCTACAGCTGGGCTGGCTTCATCGTGGCGGCCGGCTCCATCTGCG CCATGAACACTGTCCTGCTCAGCAGCCTCTTCTCCCTGCCACGCATCGTCTATGCCATGGCCGTCGATGGGCTCTTCTTCCAGGTGTTTGCCCGAGTGCACCCCCAGACGCAGGTGCCCTTGGCGGGCATCATTGTGTTCGGGGGGCTCATGAGTTTACTGGCGCTGCTGCTGGACCTCGAGGCACTGGTCCAGTTCCTGTCCATTGGCACGCTGCTGGCCTACACTTTCGTGGCCACCAGTATTCTTGTGCTACGCTTCCAGAAGGCCCCTGCATCCAGTTCCCCAGGCCCAGCCAGCCCTGGCTCCAGGGTCAAAGAGTACCACTCTTTCTCAGACCACATACAGCTGGTGGGCACCGAGCAGGCCTCAGGCCCTGAGCCCGGGCAGCTGCGGCCAGCTCTGAGGCCCTACCTGGGCTTCCTAGGTAGGGGCAGCCCTGGAGCTGCTGTGGCTTGGGCACTAAGCATCCTGGTGGCCTCGGCCATCACCCTGGCCTGTGTACTGGTCTTCGGGGACTCGGCCCTGCACCTCCCATACTGGGGCTACATCCTGCTGCTTCTGCTCAGCTCCGTCGCATTTCTGCTCAGCCTCCTCGTCCTGGGGGCCCACCAGCAACAACGCCAGCAAGACACCTTCCAG ATCCCCATGGTGCCCCTGACTCCAGCCCTGAGCATCCTCCTCAACATCTGCCTCATGCTGAAGCTAAGCTACCTGACTTGGCTGCGCTTCTCCATCTGGCTGCTGATCG GCCTTGCCGTGTATTTTGGCTATGGCATCTGGCACAGCAAAGAGAACCAGCGGGAGGTGCCAGAGCTGACCACCACACGCTACGTGGTGTTCCCCAGCACCAGCCTGGAGGAGACGGTACAAACAGTGCAGCccaccagccaggtgcccgcCCGGGAGCCCAGTCCCACAGAGCAGCCCGCCAGTCCATGA